Proteins encoded by one window of Chondromyces crocatus:
- a CDS encoding TlpA disulfide reductase family protein: MKLRASRCSRYAGLIAACLSVACAVVASGDTDAWAQPSTRRAWLGVELAQGSDGGVIAKHVVPNSPAGKAGLADGDTIVAADGISLGEPRQLVARVALLGPGNSIQLKLRRGTTDKHVKATLIQFPGEEQLLRLDKIGTFAPSWKQPMEAVAGTVPATISGLRGKVVLLDFWATWCQPCRMMSPQLSKWQSTYEQQGLAVLGVTTDDVETATRTAQALSMKYAVASDPQASTMTSYGVRALPAMFIIDKKGVIREVLVGYDPMRHAEIDKLLQSLLAEPAPTP, translated from the coding sequence ATGAAGTTGCGTGCTTCCAGGTGCTCGCGGTACGCCGGCCTCATCGCTGCCTGCCTCTCGGTCGCCTGCGCGGTCGTGGCGAGCGGGGACACCGACGCCTGGGCCCAGCCTTCGACGCGACGTGCGTGGCTCGGCGTGGAGCTCGCGCAGGGGTCGGATGGCGGCGTCATCGCCAAACACGTCGTACCAAACTCCCCGGCTGGTAAAGCGGGGCTGGCGGACGGAGATACCATCGTCGCGGCCGATGGTATCTCCCTCGGAGAGCCCAGGCAGCTGGTTGCGAGAGTGGCACTGCTCGGGCCTGGGAACAGCATCCAGCTCAAGCTGCGGCGCGGGACGACTGACAAGCACGTCAAAGCAACGTTGATTCAGTTCCCTGGTGAAGAGCAGCTCCTGCGACTCGACAAGATCGGCACATTCGCTCCTTCATGGAAGCAACCGATGGAAGCGGTCGCAGGGACAGTCCCAGCAACCATCTCGGGGCTTCGAGGAAAGGTGGTGCTGCTCGACTTCTGGGCGACCTGGTGCCAGCCGTGCCGCATGATGTCACCGCAGCTTTCCAAGTGGCAGTCCACCTATGAACAGCAAGGCTTGGCGGTTCTGGGCGTCACCACGGATGACGTGGAGACCGCAACGCGGACCGCACAGGCCCTCTCGATGAAGTATGCAGTCGCCTCGGATCCACAGGCCTCCACCATGACCAGCTATGGGGTTCGAGCCCTCCCGGCGATGTTCATCATCGACAAGAAGGGCGTCATTCGCGAGGTCTTGGTCGGCTACGACCCCATGCGGCACGCGGAGATCGACAAGCTATTGCAATCACTTCTTGCTGAGCCTGCCCCGACTCCCTGA
- the tadA gene encoding tRNA adenosine(34) deaminase TadA translates to MNNALVDQSWMLVAINEAKSAAQSGDVPVGAVLVDASGKQLGTGRNRREVDQDPTAHAELEALRAATRALGHWRLAGATLYVTLEPCPMCAGALVNARIARLVYGCTDPKAGAVDTLFAIGRDLRLNHRFTTTGGVLADECQALLRDFFAQLRHRNRSAGSPHDVQGS, encoded by the coding sequence GTGAACAACGCCTTGGTAGACCAGTCGTGGATGCTGGTAGCCATTAACGAGGCGAAGTCAGCAGCGCAGAGTGGGGACGTTCCGGTTGGCGCCGTTCTCGTCGATGCTTCGGGGAAGCAACTCGGCACTGGTCGAAATCGACGCGAAGTCGACCAGGATCCGACGGCTCATGCCGAACTCGAAGCGCTACGCGCGGCCACGCGAGCCTTGGGGCATTGGAGGCTGGCGGGGGCAACGCTCTACGTGACCCTCGAGCCTTGTCCGATGTGCGCAGGAGCATTGGTCAACGCGAGGATCGCTCGGCTCGTCTATGGCTGCACCGACCCCAAGGCTGGAGCGGTGGACACCCTGTTCGCCATCGGACGGGACCTCCGGCTCAACCACCGCTTCACCACGACAGGCGGAGTGCTTGCGGATGAGTGTCAGGCGCTCCTGAGAGATTTCTTCGCTCAATTGCGACACAGGAATCGCTCTGCTGGCTCACCCCACGACGTCCAAGGGTCATGA